In Halalkalicoccus sp. NIPERK01, the DNA window GCGGCGCGCCCGGCAGGGCCGTCGACTGGAACGCACCGAGGAAGATCAGGAACTCGCCGGCGAAGCCGGCCATCAGCGGCAGTCCCATGTAGCCGAAGGCCGCCGCGACGAAGATCCCGGCGGTGATCGGCATCCTATCGGCGATCCCCGAGATGTCCCCGACCATCCGCGTGTGGGTGGCGTTGTAGATCACGCCGACGACCATGAACATCAGCCCCGAGATCAGCCCGTGGGCGACCATCTGGAAGGTCGCGCCGCCGATCCCGTAGACCGTGAAGGCCACCAGTCCGAGGATGACGTAGCCCATCGAGGAGATCGAGGAGTAGGCGACGATGCGTTTGAGGTCCTGCTGGGCCAGCGCGAGCAGCGCGCCGTAGATGACGCTGAAGACGCCCAGTACCGCGATCGGGACCGCGAGCGAGACCGCCACGTCGTAGAGCATCGTGAAGTTGAATCGAAGCAGGGCGTAGGTCCCCATCTTCAGGAGGACGCCCGCAAGCAGCACCGACACCGGGGTCGGCGCCTCGACGTGGGCGTCGGGCAGCCAGGTGTGGACCGGGAAGATCGGCACCTTGACCGCGAAGCCGAAGAAGATCGCGATAAAGGAGACCAGCGACAGCGTCCCGGCGCCGATCCCCGCGAAGCCGGTGAGTTCGCCGGCGTGAAGCGCCTGCGTGATCTCGGGCATGCTGAAACTCGTCACCGAGTCGCCGAGGCCGAACACCAGCGCGATGAAGCCGATGAACATCACCAGCGAGGCGACGTTCGTGTAGACGAAGAACTTGATCGCGGCGTACTTCCTTCTGGGTCCGCCCCAGACCCCGATCAGCAGGTACATCGGGATCAGGACGGCCTCCCAGAAGACGAACCAGACGAAGAAGTCGAGCGCGGTGAACACGCCGATCAGGCTGGCCTCCATGAAGAGGATCAGCCCGTAGAACTGCGAGATCCGCTCGGTGATCGGCGTCCACGCGCTCATGATCGCGAGCGGGACGAGGACGGTGGTGAGCACCAGAAGCGGGAAGCTCACGCCGTCGAGGCCGACGTACCAGTTGACCGCGTAGGGGTCGAGGGCGATCCACTGGGCCCGTGATTCGAACGCGATGGTGCTGCCTTCGAGCAGGGCGTTCCCGGTCGCGTCGAAGCGCGTCCACAGGTAGAGACTGCCCACGAACGGGAGCAGGCTCAGTACGAGCGCGACCTGCGGTGCGTACGCCTCCGGGGTGAGGAAGACGACGAGCGCCGAGACGAACGTGACTGCGATGAGTATCTCGATCAACATTCAGAACCAGCCTCCGTAGATGCCGAAGACGATCAGCAGGACGACCAGCGACAGCGCGATCAGCGCCGCGTAGTTGGTGACGACGCCGCTCTGGAGCCGCCTGATCCGGTCGCTTCCGAGCAGGCTCACGCTGCTGGTGCCGTTGACGACGCCGTCGACGACGCCCTGGTCGAACGTGTCGGCCGCGCGCGCCGTCCGCTGGGTCAGGCCTTCGGCGAGCCAGACCTGGTACTCGTCCTGGTAGTAGTTCGCGACCAGGACGTCCTTGGCCGCGCCGAGCTTGTTCGTGTGCTCCTCGGGATGGGGGCCGCGATAGAGCGCGACCGCCGTCCCCGCTCCCGCGAGCGCGAGCGCGAGCGCGATCACACCGGGGATCAGCGGGCTCAACTCGGCGTGGTGGATGCCGGCGAACTCCTCCGCGGTCGCCGTGTACGTCGAGTAGGCGAGTTCCTGGGGTCCGCTGTCGAGCCAGTGCGAGAGGTACGTGATGTCCGCGCCCGTGAGTTCGGCGACCGGCACCATGTTGACGAGGCCGGCGACCGTCGCGAGCGTCCCGAGGACGACCAGGGGAATCTTCACGTTCCAGCCCAGCGGGACGGGGTGTTCCGCGTGGTCGCTCCGGGGTTCGCCGTGGAAGGTCAGCAACACCATCCGGAAGGTGTAAAAGCCAGTGAAGAACACCGCGAGCAGCCCCATCGCGTACGCTGCGAGCATGATCGGGTCCTCGAGGCCGACGATCAGCGCGTCGTAGAGGATCTCGTCCTTGCTCCAGAAGCCCGAAAAGGGCAGGATGCCCGCGAGCGCGAGCGATCCCGCGAGGAACGAGTAGTAGGTCACGGGCATCTTCTCCTTGAGCCCGCCCATCTCCCACATGTCCTGGTGGTGGTGCATCGCGATGATGACCGCGCCCGCACCCAAGAAGAGCAGCGCCTTGAAGAAGGCGTGGGTCATCAGGTGGAAGGTCGCGGCGACGTAGCCCGCGACGCCCAGCCCGAGCATCATATAGCCGTACTGGGAGATCGTCGAGTACGCGAGCACCTGCTTGATGTCGTTTTTGACGACGCCCATCGTCGCCGCGAACAGCGCCGTGAACCCGCCGGTGAACGCGATGATGGCCATCGCGGTCGGGCTGAGCGCGTAGAACCCGAACATCCGTGCGACCAGATAGACCCCGGCGGCGACCATCGTCGCTGCGTGGATCAGCGCCGAAACCGGCGTGGGGCCCTCCATCGCGTCGGGCAGCCACGTGTGAAGCGGGAACTGGGCGGACTTGCCGATCACGCCGCCCAGAACGAGCAGCCCGAGGATCGTGACCCAGGTCCCCGCGTCGTAGCCGAACAGCGTCTCGCCGCCCTCGACCGCCTCGAGGGCGAGCTGCGGGAACGAGCCCTCGCCGGCGAACTGCGCGGTGCCGAACGTCGCGAGGATCCCGACGACGCCGATCAGGAAGAAGTAGTCACCGAAGCGCGTGACCAAGAAGGCTTTCTTCGCGGCGCTCGGCGGGGCGTCCTCGCGGAACCAGAAGCCGATCAGCAGGAACGAACACAGGCCCACGAGTTCGAAGAACATGAACGCCATCAGCAGGTTGTCCGCGAAGACGAACGAGAGCATGCTGAACGTGAACAGACCGAGGCCGGCGTAGTAGCGGGGTAGGCCTGTCTCGCCCTCGTCGTTCATGTAGCCGAGGCTGAACACGTGGACGAGGAAGGCGATCAGCGAGACGATGACGAGCATCATCGTCGAGAGCGGGTCCAGAAGCAGGCCGAACGAGAGCGAGACCGTCTCCCCGCCGGCGCCGGCGACCCAGGTGTAGAGCGTCTCGTCGTAGACCTCGCCGCCCGCGACCCGGAGCATCGCCCAGATCGAGAGCAACAGCGAGCCACCCGTCGCGGCGATGCCGACGAGGCCGCCCTTCTTGGGGAGGTACTCGCCCGCGACGAGCGCGATGACGAACGACGCGAGCGGGAACAGTGCGATCAACGGTGCGTATTCGAATGCCATCTCGTTACCACCTCATCGTCGTCGCCTCGGTCACGTCGACGCCGCGGAAGTTGCGATAGAGGACGAGGATGATCCCGATCCCGATCGCCACTTCGGCGGCGGCAAGCGCCATCACGAACAGCGCGAACGTCTGTCCGGTCAGGTTGCCCCACTGCAGCGAGAAGGCGACGAAGTTGACGTTCGCTGCGTTGAGCATGAGTTCGACGCTGATCAGGAACATCAGCGCGTTGCGGCGCGTCAGCACGCCGAACAGGCCGATACAGAACACGCCCGCCGAGAGCACGAGGTACCACTCGACCGGCACGAGCAGTTGCGTGGGCGCGAGCATCTACTCCTCACCCCCCTCGAAGCCGCCGCGTTCGGGGACGAGTCCCTCCGGGGGCTCCGCCTCCTCCTTTCGCGCGAGCATCACCGCGCCGTCGAGGGCCGCGTCGAGCACGATCGCGATCGCGAAGAAGGCGACGATGAAGCCCTCGGCGGGCACCTCGCCCGCGTCGATGTTGAACATCGCGTAGCCGATGTTCGCGGTGATGTTCGCC includes these proteins:
- a CDS encoding NuoM family protein, yielding MLIEILIAVTFVSALVVFLTPEAYAPQVALVLSLLPFVGSLYLWTRFDATGNALLEGSTIAFESRAQWIALDPYAVNWYVGLDGVSFPLLVLTTVLVPLAIMSAWTPITERISQFYGLILFMEASLIGVFTALDFFVWFVFWEAVLIPMYLLIGVWGGPRRKYAAIKFFVYTNVASLVMFIGFIALVFGLGDSVTSFSMPEITQALHAGELTGFAGIGAGTLSLVSFIAIFFGFAVKVPIFPVHTWLPDAHVEAPTPVSVLLAGVLLKMGTYALLRFNFTMLYDVAVSLAVPIAVLGVFSVIYGALLALAQQDLKRIVAYSSISSMGYVILGLVAFTVYGIGGATFQMVAHGLISGLMFMVVGVIYNATHTRMVGDISGIADRMPITAGIFVAAAFGYMGLPLMAGFAGEFLIFLGAFQSTALPGAPLFTAIAMFGIVIVAGYLLFAMQRTLFGEYRLATEYDVARAPLHDVVPLFVLIGLIILLGVDPDIFFTMIQDAVDPLVELGGGA
- the nuoL gene encoding NADH-quinone oxidoreductase subunit L encodes the protein MAFEYAPLIALFPLASFVIALVAGEYLPKKGGLVGIAATGGSLLLSIWAMLRVAGGEVYDETLYTWVAGAGGETVSLSFGLLLDPLSTMMLVIVSLIAFLVHVFSLGYMNDEGETGLPRYYAGLGLFTFSMLSFVFADNLLMAFMFFELVGLCSFLLIGFWFREDAPPSAAKKAFLVTRFGDYFFLIGVVGILATFGTAQFAGEGSFPQLALEAVEGGETLFGYDAGTWVTILGLLVLGGVIGKSAQFPLHTWLPDAMEGPTPVSALIHAATMVAAGVYLVARMFGFYALSPTAMAIIAFTGGFTALFAATMGVVKNDIKQVLAYSTISQYGYMMLGLGVAGYVAATFHLMTHAFFKALLFLGAGAVIIAMHHHQDMWEMGGLKEKMPVTYYSFLAGSLALAGILPFSGFWSKDEILYDALIVGLEDPIMLAAYAMGLLAVFFTGFYTFRMVLLTFHGEPRSDHAEHPVPLGWNVKIPLVVLGTLATVAGLVNMVPVAELTGADITYLSHWLDSGPQELAYSTYTATAEEFAGIHHAELSPLIPGVIALALALAGAGTAVALYRGPHPEEHTNKLGAAKDVLVANYYQDEYQVWLAEGLTQRTARAADTFDQGVVDGVVNGTSSVSLLGSDRIRRLQSGVVTNYAALIALSLVVLLIVFGIYGGWF
- the nuoK gene encoding NADH-quinone oxidoreductase subunit NuoK, with the protein product MLAPTQLLVPVEWYLVLSAGVFCIGLFGVLTRRNALMFLISVELMLNAANVNFVAFSLQWGNLTGQTFALFVMALAAAEVAIGIGIILVLYRNFRGVDVTEATTMRW
- a CDS encoding proton-conducting membrane transporter gives rise to the protein MPTRPRLRLGGHLLPGLAAVALFCVLAFVFVTASFPAPQGFPDGANITANIGYAMFNIDAGEVPAEGFIVAFFAIAIVLDAALDGAVMLARKEEAEPPEGLVPERGGFEGGEE